A genomic window from Anticarsia gemmatalis isolate Benzon Research Colony breed Stoneville strain chromosome 24, ilAntGemm2 primary, whole genome shotgun sequence includes:
- the LOC142983683 gene encoding uncharacterized protein LOC142983683 isoform X2, translating into MAFTGTTGCASLCALESMSKVGFKHDAQLITKMIAETKTDFRGIIKTLVDYLPNILEWAIIVISMLFIVSGLFLLLGDLINEEGFVQLFVWLMLIAIALGYLVIAGLGYDCSASKFCILRVDWVSIAFTLTAYFFYLSMWIYFISVANSFVLNGDTPEEY; encoded by the exons ACGACAGGATGTGCGTCTCTATGCGCATTGGAGTCAATGTCAAAGGTTGGCTTCAAACATGATGCACAACTCATCACTAAAATGATTGCTGAAACTAAAA ctGACTTTAGAGGTATAATAAAGACACTCGTGGACTACTTGCCAAATATTCTGGAGTGGGCTATTATTGTGATATCAATGCTGTTCATAGTATCTGGATTGTTTCTACTTCTGGGTGATTTGATT AATGAAGAAGGTTTCGTGCAGTTGTTCGTGTGGTTGATGCTGATAGCCATAGCGCTGGGGTACCTGGTGATAGCTGGTCTCGGCTACGACTGTTCCGCCTCCAAGTTCTGTATACTACGTGTGGACTGGGTGTCTATCGCGTTCACTCTCACTGCTTACTTCTTTTATTTGTCTA tgTGGATCTACTTCATATCAGTAGCAAACAGTTTCGTCTTAAACGGAGATACGCCAGAAgaatattga